The Mucilaginibacter rubeus genomic interval CCTGACCTGAAGCGTTGGTTTGACCACCCAATGAAGGGCTAAAACCAATAGCGTCATTGTTGATAGCACCATCAAGCGTTACGTTATTGTAACGGAAGTTGGTACCTTGAAATGAGTTATTGTTACTTTGGGGGGTATTTCTGGTTAAATCCTGCAAGCTGCGGTTAATTGAAGGAGCAGTACGGATCTGGTTTTGACCGATACGGGTACTTGCACCTGTTTTAGCAGGCCCTGCAGATGCTTTTACTTTAACCTCTTGCAGCGTAGTAGTTTCATCCTGCAGGATAAAGTTTAAAGTAGCGTTGCCTAATTGAAGTGTCAGGTCACTTTTTTCGTCTTTTTTATAACCGATAAAAGTAGCGGTTACAGTGTAAGGACCACCCGGGTTAATGTTATTAACCGAGAAGCGGCCTTCGGCATTGGTTTGAGCGCCATACCTGGTACCTGTGCTGGTATTTAATACAGTAATGGTAACACCCGGAAGGGTAGCACCTTTCTGATCTGTAACTTTACCATTAAGTACCGAGGTGGTGATCTGAGCGTTTGCAACGCCCCCAACCCCAATAATTATTAGTGTTAAAATAATGAAGTAGAGCTTTTTCATTTGTGATTTTTTATTGCACAAAATTGCCCAGACAATGTTAAGTTTACATTAACACCAGATTATTATATTAACAACTGCTTAATAATTTCTTTTTTGCTTAACATGAAAGCCTTCGAATAAAAACATAACATGCTGATTATAAACAACATAAAAAACAACCCTATGGCATAATGTTAAATTTTCTGCAACTATAGATTGAGCATAAATTACACAACTATGCACATTAAGACTAAAAACCTGACGCTATTAAGTCAATCTGCCGAACTAACAATAGTTAGGTTTTTAACAAATACTTAATAAGCAATAGGATAAGATCAACTTTTGATTCTCAGCTTATTAAGCAATTGATTCAGCAGGTATGCCGGTGCTATAGCCAATGATTTGATATTGAGTTTGTTTTTTGCAAATTCCGGTTCGCGGCTATTGCCTATGAGCAACGCGCTTACAGAAGGAATAAATATAGAAACACATAACAGCCACATAGCAGGCCCTCCCGTTTGTTGCCAGGCTACCAGTTCCATTATACCGTAACTAAACCCCAATAAAATAAATAAGATAAAGTAAGATATAATTGGCGATAGCTTTAAATAGAAATAGATGGCAATAGCTATCACAAATGAAGCCCAGTTAAAATATCCGTTGTAGATTCCTAAAAAGCCCAAATGCGGAAAAGGGATAGCCCAGATCAATCCAAAGAGGCTAAACGTTAAAGTTGGGATGCAGATATAATGTATCATACTGTTAACCTCATCCTGGTGAGCTTCTTGATACTCCCTAAAATATTGATCAACCAGGCGTTCATCAATATTTACCGTTGCTTTCTGTTTGTTGTTTGTTTTTGTTGCCACGCTGTAAAAATAAAAAACCCCTCCGGCTTTGTACCGGAAGGGTGCTGTTTAATTTTATAATGATTACTTGGCAAATGCTACCGAACGGGTTTCCCTGATAACGGTAACTTTAATTTGACCTGGATAAGTCATTTCTGTCTGGATCCTGTTTGAAATATCAGCAGCCAATACTTCTGATTGCGCATCGCTGATCTTTTCGCTCTCAACAACAACACGCAGTTCGCGGCCTGCCTGTATCGCAAAGGTTTTCTCTACACCCGGATATGAAAGCGCTAATTCTTCCAACTCTTTCAAACGCTTGATGTAACTTTCAACAACCTCGCGACGGGCACCAGGACGTGCACCTGAGATAGCATCACAAGCCTGAATTATTGGTGACAGCATTGAGGTCATCTCAATTTCATCGTGGTGAGCACCAATAGCGTTACAAACTTCCGGATGTTCCTTATATTTTTCGGCCAGTTGCATACCTAAAATAGCGTGAGGCAACTCCGGGTTATCATCAGGTACTTTACCAATATCATGAAGTAAACCGGCACGTTTAGCAAGTTTTACATTAAGGCCTAACTCAGCGGCCATAGTAGCGCAAAAATTTGCCACCTCTCGCGAGTGCTGTAACAAGTTTTGCCCGTATGATGAACGGTAACGCATACGGCCAACCATACGGATCAGTTCAGGGTGTAAACCATGAATACCCAAGTCGATCACAGTACGCTCACCTATTTCAACAATTTCTTCTTCAATTTGCTTTTTGGTTTTGGCAACCACCTCCTCAATGCGGGCAGGGTGAATACGGCCGTCGGTAACCAAACGGTGCATTGCCAAACGGGCAATCTCGCGCCTTACCGGGTCAAAACCTGATAAAATGATGGCTTCCGGGGTATCATCAACAATGATCTCAATACCGGTAGCAGCCTCCAAAGCACGGATGTTACGCCCTTCGCGGCCAATGATACGGCCTTTGATCTCGTCGTTTTCGATGTTGAAAATAGATACTGTATTTTCAATAGCGCTTTCAGTAGCAGTACGCTGAATAGTTTGAATAACTATTTTCTTAGCTTCTTTTGTAGCAGTAAGCTTAGCCTCATCAACAATATCCTTGATCTGGATCATGGCTTTTGTGCGGGCCTCTTCGCGCAGGGTATCCACCAATTGGTTTTTAGCATCATCGGCAGATAAGCCGGCGATGGTTTCCAGTTGCTGGATGTGCTGGTTTTTCAGGTGCTCAACTTCGTCCTGTTTTTTAACTACTACCTCTGTTTGTTTCTCAAGGTTTTTGCGGGTATTATCAAGCTCGCTCTCTTTGCGGTTAACATTTTCCAGGCGCTGATTTAATGATTGCTCCTTTTGTTTTACGCTGTTTTCGCGCTGGTTTACAGCGTTGTTTTTATTGTTAACTTCCTGCTCGTGCTCAGCTTTCATCTGCAAAAATTTCTCTTTTGCTTCAAGCAGTTTGTTTTTCTTGAGGATCTCGGCATTATTTTCAGCATCTTTTAAAATCTTTTTCACTTTATTCTGAGCTGAGGCTTCCTGGTCTTTGAAAAGCTTTCGAAGCAGGAAGCGGCCAATTAAAACGCCAATGATGGCGCCTACAAGCAGGCCGATGATAACGTATAGTAATATGTCCATTTTAGGTTTGGTGGTGTTGTATATATGTATGTAAATAAAAAAACCGCAACTAACTTTTAAGTATCATGTATTTAAAACTTCATTTCGGATATTGGGGACCATGGGTTGGTTAACGTTAATCGCAACTAACGCATGCCTCTTGATCCGCTTAATATTGAAGCGTTAAGTTTTTAATAGTGAAACCTAAAATTTAACTGCGGTTAAATCTTAATGTGCTCTTGTATATTATGTAAAGAACGTTTATTACTTCGAAAAAAATTCGGTCAACAAATGATCTAAATGATAAACTTTTTCTGTTACCTCGGTATCCTCCACGGTAACTTTCTTTTCAGCCTTCAATGATGATGTAGCATAATGCAATACACACATTGAAAGTAAATCCTGCTTATCCCTAACCGCATAATTTTCTTGATATTCTTTTATCCGGTCGTTGATCAGCTTAGCCGCCCTGCGTATTATTTCTTCTTCCTCCATGTTAACCTTTAAGGGGTAAACACGATCAGCAATATTTATTTTTATTGAGATTTCTCCCATTTGAGCTTTTCACTTTTTGTACTATTTTTTCAATAATACAATACACTTATCTATTTCCTGCACAAAGTCGTTAATTTTTTGCTTAATGTCAACACTTTTTTCATTTGTTTCAGAAAAAGACTTGGCAACTTTAACAACTTTTAATTTTTCTTCCAGTTCTTTTGTCTTAGCCTTACTGGCATTTAGGGCTACTGTAAGCGCCTCGCTTTCCAGTTTTAAAAGATCATTTTCTTCCTGCAAAGCAGCGCACAGTTCAATCAGGCGCTCGGTTTTATCTACAATTTTATTTAACTGCTCTGCTAAAGAAGGCATCTTTTTAATTAGTGAATTATTGAATTAATGAATTGGTGAGTTCTGCAATAATTGAAATACTAATTTATTAATTAAATAATTCAACATCCCCACCAAATCCGAAATCGAAATTCCGAAATCCGAATTACTTCCTGATTTCCGCTCCGGCTTCTTTTCCTAAATTATAAATTAATTTCTGCATAATAGAATCAATTGCCTTATCCGTTAACGTTTTTTCGATATCCTGGATAATGAAACTTAAGGCATATGACTTTTTACCTGCAGGCAATTTATCGCCCTGGTAAACGTCAAACACATCAACTTCCTTCAGCAATTTACGCTCGGTACGCAGGGCAATTTGTTTCAACTGACCAAAAGATACGCTTTGGTCTATCAGCATAGAAAGGTCGCGCCTTACAGCCGGAAATTTTGAAACCTCCTGGAAAACGATCTTATTTTTACGAATGGCGGTCAATACAAGATCGAAATTAAAATCGGCGTAGAACACCTCTTTATCAACATCAGCCTTTTTCAATGAAGTACCAGCAACCGAACCAAATTTTACCAATTGCTTACCATTAAGCATGTATTGAATGCCAAACGACATTTTTTTGCAGGTTGCATCCTCAACAGTGAAGTTACTGATGTTCAGGCGTTGTAAAACACCATCAACTACAGCCTTGATATTGTAGAATGATACAGGTTTCGATTTTTGGTTCCATTGCTCG includes:
- a CDS encoding DUF962 domain-containing protein, which produces MATKTNNKQKATVNIDERLVDQYFREYQEAHQDEVNSMIHYICIPTLTFSLFGLIWAIPFPHLGFLGIYNGYFNWASFVIAIAIYFYLKLSPIISYFILFILLGFSYGIMELVAWQQTGGPAMWLLCVSIFIPSVSALLIGNSREPEFAKNKLNIKSLAIAPAYLLNQLLNKLRIKS
- a CDS encoding cell division protein ZapA, with amino-acid sequence MGEISIKINIADRVYPLKVNMEEEEIIRRAAKLINDRIKEYQENYAVRDKQDLLSMCVLHYATSSLKAEKKVTVEDTEVTEKVYHLDHLLTEFFSK
- the rny gene encoding ribonuclease Y — protein: MDILLYVIIGLLVGAIIGVLIGRFLLRKLFKDQEASAQNKVKKILKDAENNAEILKKNKLLEAKEKFLQMKAEHEQEVNNKNNAVNQRENSVKQKEQSLNQRLENVNRKESELDNTRKNLEKQTEVVVKKQDEVEHLKNQHIQQLETIAGLSADDAKNQLVDTLREEARTKAMIQIKDIVDEAKLTATKEAKKIVIQTIQRTATESAIENTVSIFNIENDEIKGRIIGREGRNIRALEAATGIEIIVDDTPEAIILSGFDPVRREIARLAMHRLVTDGRIHPARIEEVVAKTKKQIEEEIVEIGERTVIDLGIHGLHPELIRMVGRMRYRSSYGQNLLQHSREVANFCATMAAELGLNVKLAKRAGLLHDIGKVPDDNPELPHAILGMQLAEKYKEHPEVCNAIGAHHDEIEMTSMLSPIIQACDAISGARPGARREVVESYIKRLKELEELALSYPGVEKTFAIQAGRELRVVVESEKISDAQSEVLAADISNRIQTEMTYPGQIKVTVIRETRSVAFAK